The following are from one region of the Prionailurus bengalensis isolate Pbe53 chromosome A2, Fcat_Pben_1.1_paternal_pri, whole genome shotgun sequence genome:
- the CCDC124 gene encoding coiled-coil domain-containing protein 124 isoform X2, protein MATTLTRHQPAPPGARRASPAVTSWIRDRAGAGGRSLLRDMPKKFQGENTKSAAARARRAEAKAAADARKQKELEDAYWKDEDKHVMRKEQRKEEKEKRRLEQLERKKETQRLLEEEDSKLKGGKAPRAAAPSKVTRAQIEETLRRDHQHKEAPDPAEKAKSHLEVPLEENVNRRVLEEGSVEARTIEDAIAVLSVTEEAADRHPERRMRAAFTAFEEAQLPRLKQENPNMRLSQLKQLLKKEWLRSPDNPMNQRAVPFNTPK, encoded by the exons ATGGCGACAACGCTGACACGTCATCAGCCCGCGCCTCCGGGAGCTCGGCGCGCAAGCCCTGCGGTGACGTCATGGATTCGCGACCGGGCCGGCGCTGGGGGAAGGAG CCTGCTGAGGGATATGCCCAAGAAGTTCCAGGGTGAGAACACCAAGTCGGCAGCGGCCCGGGCGCGGAGGGCTGAGGCCAAGGCGGCAGCTGATGCCAGGAAGCAGAAGGAGCTGGAGGATGCCTACTGGAAGGATGAGGACAAACACGTCATGAGGAAGGAACAGCGCAAG gaggagaaggagaagcgGCGCCTGGAGCAGCTAGAGCGCAAGAAGGAGACGCAGCGCCTGCTGGAGGAGGAAGACTCCAAGCTCAAGGGTGGCAAGGCCCCCCGGGCGGCCGCGCCCAGCAAGGTCACCCGCGCCCAGATTGAGGAGACGCTCCGTCGAGACCACCAACACAAGGAAGCCCCAGACCCAG CCGAGAAAGCCAAGAGCCACTTGGAGGTGCCGCTGGAGGAGAATGTGAACCGCCGCGTGCTGGAGGAGGGCAGTGTGGAGGCGCGCACCATCGAGGATGCCATCGCGGTGCTCAG CGTGACGGAGGAGGCTGCAGACCGGCACCCAGAGCGCCGCATGCGGGCGGCCTTCACCGCCTTCGAGGAGGCGCAGCTGCCGCGGCTCAAGCAAGAAAACCCCAACATGCGGCTGTCGCAGCTGAAGCAGCTGCTCAAGAAGGAGTGGCTGCGGTCGCCAGACAACCCCATGAACCAGCGGGCCGTGCCCTTCAATACCCCCAAGTGA
- the CCDC124 gene encoding coiled-coil domain-containing protein 124 isoform X1, producing MATTLTRHQPAPPGARRASPAVTSWIRDRAGAGGRSLLRDMPKKFQGENTKSAAARARRAEAKAAADARKQKELEDAYWKDEDKHVMRKEQRKEEKEKRRLEQLERKKETQRLLEEEDSKLKGGKAPRAAAPSKVTRAQIEETLRRDHQHKEAPDPGGALARSGAAFFPTKGQAAGLTLAESRAPSSPPEKLPGLCGEAGVGSVLAGLALSTESMGTNTCVFTCCASDLRLWAMGSPGTEWGARRVRRQQPGVGVSPVCSVAGKSGWQRGLGRGLGAGRTGGRPPSFFACLPPSLSSLPPLRRSHLSGALHPRLSLSLCVSLSLGCLPPPAEKAKSHLEVPLEENVNRRVLEEGSVEARTIEDAIAVLSVTEEAADRHPERRMRAAFTAFEEAQLPRLKQENPNMRLSQLKQLLKKEWLRSPDNPMNQRAVPFNTPK from the exons ATGGCGACAACGCTGACACGTCATCAGCCCGCGCCTCCGGGAGCTCGGCGCGCAAGCCCTGCGGTGACGTCATGGATTCGCGACCGGGCCGGCGCTGGGGGAAGGAG CCTGCTGAGGGATATGCCCAAGAAGTTCCAGGGTGAGAACACCAAGTCGGCAGCGGCCCGGGCGCGGAGGGCTGAGGCCAAGGCGGCAGCTGATGCCAGGAAGCAGAAGGAGCTGGAGGATGCCTACTGGAAGGATGAGGACAAACACGTCATGAGGAAGGAACAGCGCAAG gaggagaaggagaagcgGCGCCTGGAGCAGCTAGAGCGCAAGAAGGAGACGCAGCGCCTGCTGGAGGAGGAAGACTCCAAGCTCAAGGGTGGCAAGGCCCCCCGGGCGGCCGCGCCCAGCAAGGTCACCCGCGCCCAGATTGAGGAGACGCTCCGTCGAGACCACCAACACAAGGAAGCCCCAGACCCAGGTGGGGCTTTGGCTCGCTCTGGAGCTGCCTTTTTCCCCACTAAAGGCCAGGCCGCAGGTCTAACCCTGGCTGAATCTAGagccccttcctcacccccagaGAAGCTGCCTGGGCTGTGTGGTGAAGCAGGGGTGGGCAGCGTCCTGGCAGGCCTGGCTTTGAGCACCGAGAGCATGGGCACAAACACGTGTGTATTTACTTGCTGTGCATCTGACCTCCGCTTGTGGGCCATGGGGTCTCCGGGGACTGAATGGGGTGCCCGGAGGGTAAGGAGACAGCAGCCAGGAGTGGGGGTGTCTCCTGTGTGTTCAGTTGCAGGGAAGTCAGGATGGCAGCGGGGCCTGGGCAGGGGCCTGGGCGCTGGGAGGACAGGAGGGCGCCCCCCATCGTTCTTTGCCtgcttgcctccttctctctcctctcttcccccactgcGTCGCTCTCATCTCTCCGGAGCTCTGCATCCCCGCTTATCTCTGTCCCTGTGTGTGTCCCTGTCACTTGGCTGTCTTCCGCCCCCAGCCGAGAAAGCCAAGAGCCACTTGGAGGTGCCGCTGGAGGAGAATGTGAACCGCCGCGTGCTGGAGGAGGGCAGTGTGGAGGCGCGCACCATCGAGGATGCCATCGCGGTGCTCAG CGTGACGGAGGAGGCTGCAGACCGGCACCCAGAGCGCCGCATGCGGGCGGCCTTCACCGCCTTCGAGGAGGCGCAGCTGCCGCGGCTCAAGCAAGAAAACCCCAACATGCGGCTGTCGCAGCTGAAGCAGCTGCTCAAGAAGGAGTGGCTGCGGTCGCCAGACAACCCCATGAACCAGCGGGCCGTGCCCTTCAATACCCCCAAGTGA